In Denticeps clupeoides chromosome 1, fDenClu1.1, whole genome shotgun sequence, a single window of DNA contains:
- the aco1 gene encoding cytoplasmic aconitate hydratase translates to MSNPFAHIVEPLDPQRPDHKFFNLSKLGDPRYDRLPFSIRVLLESAVRNCDEFLVKKGDVESILNWKKTQTETVEVPFRPARVILQDFTGVPAVVDFAAMRDAVKQLGGDPEKINPICPADLVIDHSIQVDFNRKTDSLQKNQDLEFERNRERFEFLKWGSKAFRNMRIIPPGSGIVHQVNLEYLARVVFDQDGFYYPDSLVGTDSHTTMIDGLGVLGWGVGGIEAEAVMLGQPISMVLPEVIGYKLQGTPNKFITSTDIVLTVTKHLRQVGVVGKFVEFFGPGVAQLSIADRATIANMCPEYGATAAFFPVDDVSVQYLEQTGRDPEKLCYISQYLRAVGMYRNFSDPSQDPEFTQVVELNLCTVVPCCSGPKRPQDRVPIADMKKDFETCLGTKQGFKGFQVLPERHAISVPFQYNGEDYSLSHGSVVIAAITSCTNTSNPSVMLGAGLLAKNAVKHGLSVKPYIKTSLSPGSGVVTYYLKESGVMDYLSQLGFEVVGYGCMTCIGNSGPLPEPVVEAITQGDLVAAGVLSGNRNFEGRVHPNTRANYLASPPLVIAYAIAGSVRIDFENEPIAINPQGKEVYLRDIWPTREEIQNVERQFVIPAMFKEVYAKIENVNERWNSLKSPSDKLYTWDPKSTYIKSPPFFEGLTRDLKPPQSIKDAYVLLNLGDSVTTDHISPAGNIARNSPAARYLTSRGLTPRDFNSYGSRRGNDAVMARGTFANIRLLNKFLGKQAPSTIHLPTGETMDVSDAAEKYQKDGHPLLVLAGKEYGSGSSRDWAAKGPFLLGIKAVLAESYERIHRSNLVGMGVIPLEYLPGDTSDSLGLTGRERYTVVIPEKITPRMTVEIKLDTGKTFNVRMRFDTDVELTYFQHGGILNYMIRKMSEK, encoded by the exons aCAGACTGCCATTCTCCATACGTGTGTTGCTGGAGTCTGCAGTGAGGAACTGTGATGAGTTCCTGGTGAAGAAAGGAGATGTGGAAAGCATCTTGAACTGGAAAAAGACCCAGACTGAGACGGTGGAGGTACCCTTCCGGCCAGCTCGTGTTATTCTTCAGGACTTCAC CGGTGTACCTGCTGTGGTGGATTTTGCGGCCATGCGTGATGCAGTGAAGCAGCTCGGTGGCGACCCGGAGAAGATCAACCCCATTTGTCCTGCTGACCTCGTCATTGACCATTCCATCCAAGTGGACTTTAACAGGAA GACTGACAGCCTCCAGAAAAACCAAGACCTGGAGtttgagagaaacagagaaagattTGAGTTTTTAAAG TGGGGTTCCAAAGCATTCCGGAACATGCGAATCATTCCTCCAGGCTCTGGGATTGTTCATCAAGTCAACCTGGAGTATCTGGCCCGGGTAGTGTTTGACCAGGATGGTTTTTACTACCCAGACAGTCTGGTGGGGACTGACTCCCACACCACCATGATAGATGGATTGGGAGTATTGGGCTGGG GAGTGGGTGGAATTGAGGCAGAAGCAGTCATGTTAGGCCAGCCAATTAGCATGGTGCTCCCAGAGGTTATTGGTTACAAACTCCAGGGCACACCAAACAAGTTCATTACGTCCACTGATATTGTTCTTACCGTCACCAAG CACCTGCGCCAGGTTGGTGTGGTTGGAAAGTTTGTAGAGTTCTTTGGTCCAGGTGTGGCGCAGCTTTCAATTGCTGATCGTGCCACCATTGCCAACATGTGCCCAGAATATGGTGCAACGGCCGCCTTCTTCCCTGTGGATGACGTCAGTGTGCAATATCTTGAGCAAACAG GAAGAGATCCTGAGAAGCTCTGTTATATATCTCAATATCTGAGGGCAGTAGGTATGTACAGAAATTTCAGCGATCCGTCCCAAGACCCTGAATTCACTCAG GTAGTGGAGCTGAACCTCTGCACTGTGGTGCCTTGCTGCAGTGGACCTAAGAGACCCCAGGACCGTGTGCCCATTGCAGACATGAAGAAGGACTTTGAGACTTGCTTGGGAACAAAG caagGTTTCAAGGGCTTCCAGGTACTCCCAGAGCGCCATGCTATCTCTGTGCCATTTCAGTACAATGGGGAGGACTACTCCCTTTCTCATGGTTCTGTGGTCATTGCTGCCATCACTAGCTGCACCAACACCAGCAACCCCTCTGTCATGCTGGGGGCAG GCCTCCTTGCAAAGAATGCTGTAAAGCATGGTCTCTCTGTGAAACCCTACATTAAAACCAGTCTGTCCCCTGGCAGTGGGGTGGTCACATACTACCTGAAGGAGAGTGGAGTAATGGATTACCTCTCTCAGCTTGG GTTTGAGGTGGTTGGTTATGGTTGCATGACCTGCATTGGCAACAGTGGTCCACTTCCAGAACCAGTGGTTGAGGCCATCACTCAG GGTGACTTGGTGGCTGCTGGAGTTCTGTCAGGCAACAGGAACTTTGAGGGCCGAGTTCATCCCAACACCCGAGCCAACTACTTAGCATCACCACCACTGGTCATCGCTTATGCCATTGCTGGATCTGTCAGGATAGACTTTGAGAATGAGCCCATTG caaTAAACCCCCAGGGTAAGGAGGTTTATCTTCGAGACATCTGGCCCACACGAGAGGAGATCCAGAATGTGGAGAGACAGTTTGTAATCCCTGCCATGTTCAAAGAGGTCTATGCAAAGATTGAG AATGTGAATGAGCGCTGGAATTCCCTCAAGTCCCCTTCAGATAAGCTTTACACTTGGGACCCCAAGTCAACTTATATCAAGTCTCCTCCATTTTTTGAAGGATTG ACGAGAGATCTTAAGCCACCCCAGTCCATAAAAGACGCATATGTGCTATTGAATCTGGGTGACTCTGTCACCACCGACCATATCTCTCCTGCCGGGAACATTGCTCGGAATAGCCCTGCAGCGCGATACCTGACCAGCCGGGG GTTGACTCCACGTGATTTCAACTCGTATGGCTCAAGGAGAGGCAACGACGCAGTCATGGCCCGTGGGACCTTTGCCAATATCCGACTCCTCAATAAGTTTTTGGGGAAGCAGGCCCCAAGCACAATCCACCTGCCCACTGGAGAGACG ATGGATGTGTCTGATGCTGCAGAGAAGTACCAGAAGGATGGTCACCCTCTGCTGGTGTTGGCTGGTAAGGAGTATGGATCAGGCAGCTCCAGAGACTGGGCAGCTAAAGGGCCCTTCCTTTTG GGCATAAAAGCAGTCCTGGCTGAGAGCTATGAGCGAATCCACCGCAGTAACTTGGTGGGCATGGGGGTGATCCCACTGGAGTATCTGCCCGGTGACACATCAGACAGCCTTGGTCTCACAGGTCGTGAACGTTACACTGTAGTCATCCCTGAAAAGATCACACCCAGAATGACAGTGGAAATTAAG CTGGACACTGGGAAGACCTTCAATGTGAGGATGAGGTTTGACACTGATGTGGAGTTAACCTACTTCCAGCATGGTGGCATCCTGAATTACATGATTCGAAAAATGTCTGAGAAGTAG